The following proteins are encoded in a genomic region of Chelmon rostratus isolate fCheRos1 chromosome 3, fCheRos1.pri, whole genome shotgun sequence:
- the dusp5 gene encoding dual specificity protein phosphatase 5 produces MKVSSIDCRRLRKIIRKECGSCLIVDCRPYFSFTNSNIKGSVNVNLNSVVVRRSRGGPVPLQFVIPDERALFRLREGSISAIVALDDRTSHWQKLKKDSVAQIVINTLSHLASGANICFLKGGYENFHSQYPELCTEVKTIDQSGTETEKRVSSHSEKLSLHKPDYDQGKPVEILPFLYLGSAYHASRQDYLSDLHITALLNVSRRDLQPAKGHYDYKWIPVEDSHMADISSHFQEAIEFIDHVKQSGGKVLVHCEAGISRSPTICMAYIMRTQQLRLDAAFDIIKQRRAVISPNFSFMGQLLQFESEVLSTAPAHAATPEPATPCAPESASFFANDFATTFNTKNFEPSVFTLPTSCLQTPVHHQFKLSPITALP; encoded by the exons ATGAAAGTGTCCAGCATAGACTGCCGGCGTCTGAGGAAAATCATCAGGAAGGAGTGCGGCAGCTGCCTTATTGTGGATTGCCGACCTTATTTCTCATTCACGAACTCCAATATCAAAGGCTCCGTCAATGTCAATCTCAACTCAGTGGTGGTCCGGAGATCTCGAGGGGGGCCGGTGCCTCTGCAGTTTGTCATCCCGGATGAGAGAGCCCTGTTTCGGCTTCGGGAGGGCAGCATATCGGCTATCGTAGCTCTGGATGACCGGACGTCCCACTGGCAAAAGCTGAAAAAGGACAGTGTAGCACAGATAGTAATAAACACTCTCTCACATCTAGCGAGCGGGGCAAACATCTGTTTCCTGAAAG GAGGATACGAGAACTTCCACTCTCAATACCCTGAACTTTGCACTGAGGTGAAAACCATCGACCAGAGCGGAACTGAAACCGAGAAAAGAgtcagcagccacagtgagaaGCTCTCTCTCCACAAACCAGATTACGATCAG GGTAAACCTGTAGAGATCCTGCCTTTTCTCTACCTCGGTAGTGCCTACCACGCCTCCAGACAGGACTATCTCAGTGACCTTCACATCACAGCCTTGCTCAACGTGTCGCGCAGGGACCTGCAGCCGGCCAAGGGCCACTATGACTACAAGTGGATCCCGGTGGAGGACAGCCACATGGCCGACATCAGCTCCCACTTCCAGGAGGCCATAGAGTTTATTG ATCACGTGAAGCAATCAGGGGGAAAGGTCCTGGTCCACTGCGAAGCAGGCATCTCACGCTCACCTACCATCTGCATGGCCTACATCATGAGGACGCAGCAGCTGCGGCTGGATGCAGCCTTCGATATCATCAAACAGCGTCGGGCAGTCATCTCCCCCAACTTCAGTTTCATgggtcagctgctgcagtttgagtcAGAGGTCCTCTCCACAGCCCCGGCTCACGCCGCCACACCTGAACCGGCCACACCCTGCGCCCCTGAGTCTGCGTCCTTTTTTGCCAACGACTTTGCCACAACCTTCAACACCAAAAACTTTGAGCCATCTGTGTTCACCCTCCCTACCTCTTGCCTGCAGACCCCAGTCCACCACCAGTTCAAACTGAGCCCAATAACTGCACTGCCTTAA